From the genome of Nicotiana sylvestris chromosome 1, ASM39365v2, whole genome shotgun sequence:
ATCGCCCCCTATGATTCTTGTACTTGAAAAACCTATTTATTTACAGATTCCTATAGAATTGGATGAGTTTATTGGTCCCATCAATGGCATATTTTTCTTGTACAAAGATTTTGATTCAGTTGGTAATAATCGGATGGCTCTTTGGAACCCAGCTACTAGAGAGTTCCGACCTCTTCTTTCTCCCCCGTATTTCCTCGAACTCAGCCAATTACATGAACCTTATGAACTTCATATATTTGGCTTTGGGTTTGATCTATTAACTGACATTAGAAGGCGGTTTGCGTTTCACATTTTTGGGAAGACGACCATAAGCAGTTTGCTGCTGTTTATTCATTAAACAAGGACTATTGGATAACTCTTAACATACAACTTTGACATCAGTGCTTCAAATCTGAAACAATCATCGTGCTCAACTTTGTTAACGGagtttcttattggtgtaatcgataaccgaattgataagccccaaaaatcgataaattgaaatcgaaaaaatcgaaaccttattgaaatgataacAATAAACATATGTACAAATCAATAATcaataagtaattatcgataagggtcaaaattgaatcgataaatcgaatgcataCCTCTATGCATGAGTCATCtataaagaatattgaagtgcaaatAGTACAGATCTCgatgtctttgaataatcgtcctcatgggacattgCCTACAGACACTcaggtaaatccaaaagatcaagtcCTAAAGCAGTTGATGGCAGTAagtctacgtaatggcagagacttagacttggagcaaaagagggctcgagaaagcaaacaggctgagacacttgtaccagtgcccattgagctagatgattcaacaaaactgacagaggtgacagtACAAACTGCCCAGGAAAAAACCAACACACAGATTGAGACTaagaaagaagctgagacagcCCAGGAACCGGTAGTTAAGGTGGTGTCCGACAAAGAGAAAACCCAAATCACTGGGAAGAAGAGACCTACAGCACCATTCCCCCAGAGGCTGGCTAAATACCAAaaagaggaacaatacaagaaattcttggagatgttgaaacaaatccaggtaaatattccactGATTGATGCTTTGAAGGAGATGTCTAGTTATGCAAAAATGATAAAGGACTTGATGTACCAAAAATTAGACTTCCAAGATTTGGCCACATTTACTCTAACTCAGACCTGCGGTGTTGTGATGACTAGACCAGTTGCTAAGAAGTTGTCTGAtccagggagtttcacaattccctgCACAATTGGTAACTTTGCCTTTGCCAAGGAACtctgtgatttgggggctagcataaatcttatgcccctagcgatctataagaggttggggatTAGAAGAGCTAGACCAAcatctatgttgttgcagctggctgacagaATTATGAAAAGACCCTAATGTATTTTGGATGACGTATTAGTACatgtagggaaatttgtgttccttACAGATTTTGTAATTCTGGATTGTAGAGTGGATtaagaaattcccataattttgggaaggccgttcttGGCCACAGGGCGAGCCCTCATTCATTGTAAAactggggagctcaagatgagattgaacgatgaggagataacattcaacgtgcagaaatctatgaggcaactAAGTGAATTCGtcaattgttctcttattgatgccgtggatgtaatcgtGGAAGAGGATGATGAGATATTGACTATTGAGGATCCTCTTGCTGCATGTCTTGTGAATTTAGATCAGGTAAAGGGGGGAGAATTGGCAGAATAGGTGTTGGCTCTAGAGGGCAGAGGGTTTTGGAAGAGAACACTTGAATTCGATCCCCTGCACTTAAAAaacagagaaactcctccagccaagccatccacagaagaaccaccaaagctggagttgaagccactgcccgcccatctcaggtatgcgttcctaggacctaactccacactacctgttat
Proteins encoded in this window:
- the LOC138876550 gene encoding uncharacterized protein translates to MHESSIKNIEVQIVQISMSLNNRPHGTLPTDTQVNPKDQVLKQLMAVSLRNGRDLDLEQKRARESKQAETLVPVPIELDDSTKLTEVTVQTAQEKTNTQIETKKEAETAQEPVVKVVSDKEKTQITGKKRPTAPFPQRLAKYQKEEQYKKFLEMLKQIQVNIPLIDALKEMSSYAKMIKDLMYQKLDFQDLATFTLTQTCGVVMTRPVAKKLSDPGSFTIPCTIGNFAFAKELCDLGASINLMPLAIYKRLGIRRARPTSMLLQLADRIMKRP